The Streptomyces sp. NBC_00435 nucleotide sequence GCCCTGGCCCTGTCCGCCCTCGTGGCGGGTCCCGTACCCGCGGCGGGTGCCGAGGCCGCCGGCCCGGACCTGCGCGAAGTGCTGTTCGTGGGCAACAACTGGGAGGGCACCGCCGACGTCCTCGCTTCCACCGGGGACCTCGGCAAGGTGGGCCGGATCGACATCGTCCCCGACAAGGCGGAGCGGCTCCGGGAGATCTACCTCAATCCCGTGAAGCTCGGCTACTTCCTGGGGATCCGGGCCACCGCGGGCGAGGGGCACGACCAGTTCGTGGACGACATGTACACCACCCCGGACGGTTCGGCCGTCGTCGCCTCCCGGCCCAGCTTCGCCGATGTCGTCTCCATCGACGTCCGCACCGGCCGGGTCAACTGGCGCTTCCCCGTCGCCGGATACCGGGCCGACCACATGGCGGTTTCCCCGGACGGTACGCGGGTCGCGGTGTCGGCCTCCACCGCGAACACCGTGCACGTCCTCGACATCGCGAGCGGCCGCCAGGTCGGCTCCTTCGCCACGGGCGACAAACCGCACGAGAACACCTTCACGCAGGGTGGCCGCTTCCTGTGGAACAGCTCCATCGGTGACGTGACCTCCGCGCTCGACGCGCCGTGGCTGGACTGGACGAAGGGTGACCGGAAGATCACCGTCGTCGACGCGCTCACCTTCCGCACGGTCCGGGTGATCGACATGAGGGCCCGCCTCGACGCGTTCGGCCGCTCCGACCTCTCCGACGCGGTGCGGCCGATGTCCTTCAGCCCGGACGAGTCGAAGCTCTACTTCCAGGTGTCGTTCTTCAACGGCTTCGTCGAGTACGACGTGGCAGCCGACCGGATCACCCGGATCAAGACCCTCCCCGAGAACCCCGCCACCAGCACCGACCGCACCACCTGGGTCAACGACTCCCGGCACCACGGCATGTCCATGAGCCCGGACGGGGCCAAGCTGTGCGTCGCGGGGACCATGGACGACTACGCGACCGTCGTGGACCGGGCCACCCTCGCGCAAGGGCCCCTCGTGCCCGCCGACAAGCCCTACTGGGCGACCGTCGACGGGGACGGCGCCGGCTGCGTGATCTCCGAGAGCGGAGCCGACCGGGTCACGGCCATCGACTTCGCCACCGGTGCCAAGCGGGTGTCCGTACCCGTCGGTGACCACCCGCAGCGGGTCCGCCTCGGCCACGTACCGGCGGGCTGGACGGGACCCGCGGCGGGCTGATCGGGCCCCGCCGCGGACCCGTGGAGCGGGCTCAGCGGGCGGGCAGGGAGATCCGCGCGGCCGACATGCCGAAGCCGGCGCTCAGGACGCCCGTGGAGATCCCGTCACCCAGGCGGTGCAGGTCCTCCTCGCGGTAGCGCTTCACCTTCTCGTGCCAGTGGAGGATTCCGGCCAGCCAGTCCTGCAGTTCGGCGACGTAGGAGTCGAGTCCGGCCCGGGCCTGCGCGTCCAGCTTCCAGTCCTCGTACAGCAGCGGCAGCTGGCTGGCGACGACGTGCTCGAACTCCTCGGTGCGCTGCGTCATCAGGGAGTGGCAGATGTGCAGGGCCTCCGGGTAGCCGATGTCGAAGAAGTTGCGGGTGACGAGCACGTAGTTGTGCACCTCGCCCTCGACCTCCACCTCCTTCTGGTACGAGAAGATGTCGTTGATCAGGCAGGCGGTGTCGGCGGCCGCGTTCTCCAGGGAGCGGATGGTGCCGGAGGAGTAGATCTCCTCCGGAATGCCGCGGCCGGCCTGGCCGAGCCGGCACAGGTACATGGTGAGGTAGCTGCCGAAGGTGCGGCGGCGCATCTCGGCGTAGTCCACCGGGTCCGGGATGCGGTTCTGGATCTGGTTCTCCACCTCCCACAGCCAGCTCTCCAGCATGTCCACGAGAGTCGCCCGGAACTCCGTGCGCACCTGGGTGCTCATGTCCCGGCTGGTGCGTACCCACAGGTCGCCGAGGGAACGCTCCATCGCGGTGGCGGGCAGGGCCTGCTCGGCGTGGTCCACCGGGATCATGGCGACGAGCCGGGCGGTGGTGGCCTTGGCCGCCGTCAGGTTCTTCGCCTGCGCGAAGACCACGGGGTAGTAGTCGTCCCCGTACGTTCCCCAGGTCAGCCAGCAGGCGTTGAGGGCCAGTGCCTCGGGGGTGGCGTCGGGGTCGATGCCGGCCGAGCAGAGCGCGAAGTCGTAGCCGCGCAGCCTCTCCTCGCTCCAGATCGCCGAGCCGGGATCACCGGGCTGGGGGTCGAGGAGGCCCATCTCCCGGGCCCAGGCCACGGACTCCTCGCGCGCGTGGGCGTGGTGCGGGCTGAGGGTGAGCGGGAACGGCATGTAGATGTCCGGGACGACGGACGGGCCGGTCCGCTCGAAGGGGACGTGGGTGAAGGAGCGGCGGCGCAGCTCCAGGGCGCGCGGGGCGAGGATCGAGCGCAGGTCGAGGGCGGTGGTGCCGAGGCCCGAGGGCATGAAGGGCAGGGTGACCGGCGCGGTGGCGCGGGCCTCCTTGTTCATGTAGCGGCTGGAGACCATGTGCCACTCGTGGCCGCCGGACTGCCAGTCCTGCAGGCCCTTGGCGTAGGCGAGGACAGCGGTGATCTCCGCCGGGTCCAGGGCGTGGTCGACGAAGAGCTGGGGGAGTTCGGCCAGCGCGGTCTGCTCGAACTGCTGGAGCCGGGAGGTGAGGAGGTCGTTGGAGGCCTCGGCGGCCTCCTGGGTGGTGCAGGCGAGGAAGGTCTCCAGCACCAGGATGGCGTTGGAGAGTTCACCCTCGTCGGCGACCTCGCGCTGGTAGGAGAAGATGTCGTTCCTGATGTGCACGGCGTCGGAGAAGGCGTCGCGCAGTACGCCGAGCGGGCGCGAGTGCGCGATGCGCGCCGGGACCTCGGCGGACACGTACTCGATGAGCCCGGCCGACCAGGGGGCGCCGCCGACCTTGCGGCGCATCTCGATGTACTCGAGGGGATTGGCGATCCGCCCGATGTTGATGTTGGCCAGTTCCCACATCGACTCGTTGAGCAGGTTCCTGGTGGATTCGGAGAACCGTTCCCGCCAGTCCATCGACATGGCCGGCACGGTACGGGCCCACAGGTCGGCGAGTCCCGCCTCGACGGGGTTGGTGGCTTCGGGGAACCCGTCGGAGAGGTCCATCGGCATGAAGGCGGCGAGCCTGTCCAGGTAGGCCTTGGCGCCTTCGCGGTCCTGGGAGCGTTTGTACATCTCCAGGAAGTGGTCGTCGAAGAAGAACACCCACACGTACCAGTCGGTGACCAGGGACAGCGCCTCGCTGTCGCAGTCGGGGTGGGTGTACGCGCAGAGCAGGGCGTAGTCGTGCGAGTCGAGGTCCTTCTCCTCCCAGACGCCGGAACCTTCCAGCATCCCGAAGTCGCGGGCCCACTTCTTGGTGTGGACCCGGGCGTCCTCCAGATGGGGGTTCAGTCGCGCCGGATAAGGCACGTAGAAATCCGGCAGTTGGAACGGCTGCGTCACGGCGGGGTCGGCCTTTCGTCTGTCTGTCTCGCGGAACCATCCGCACGAGATCAGCAGGGCCCTACCCGTGGTGTTGGTGGGATAAGGGGGAGTTCACTTCATCAGGTGACGCGGGTGTTGTTCTTCGACGCATGAAGCCGCAGGCAGGTAGAGAGGTGGAGAAGGCGGCCGGGGAGGGGTGCCCTCCCCGGTGCGGGGCTCAGGCCCCGGCGGCCTTCCGCTGGTCGAACGCCGGGTAGAACTTGCGCAGCAGGTCGAAGGTCTCGGGGAAGTCGAGCTGGCCCGGGGCGGAGCTGGCACCGAAGAAGGAGTAGGTGATCCGCGATCCGAGGGCGGGGAAGAAGACGCGCGAGACCGCGCCGGCCGCACCCATCGCGATGACGATCAGCCGGGTGTCCTCGGCGCCGGTACGCAGCAGCAGCGAGGCGAGCCGTCGTACGTCGCTCTCGGACCGCACCATGGTGGACACCTTGACCACGTCGGCGCCGGCGCTCTTCGCGTCGTCGATGACGGCCTGGAGTTCTTCCGTGCCGGGGGTGAAATCGAAATTGTGGTACGAGACGATCGCCACCGTGTCGTGCCGGTGGGCGGCCTCGATCACGTCCGCCAGGATTTCCCCGGACGAAAGCTCGATGTCCACGGCCTGCACCTGGGGGGCGAGTGCGCGAAACAGTTCAAGCCGTTCCGCTTCCGTGCCCTTCCATTCACCGCCCTCGTGGGCGGAACGGATGGTGGCCAGGACCGGCAGCACCTTGAACGCGTCCACCTGCGCCAGGACATGGGCCGTTCCGGTCCGCGTGTAGCGGTCGACCCGCAGCTCGGCCACATCGACACCGGCGGCTTTCGCGGCGTGTGCGCGCGGCTCGGTCTCGCTGTCGTCGAAGCTGACGGCCACCAGCGGAATGCCGCCGTCGAGAAGCGCCCGCATTGAATTCATTTCCTGGTCACAGCCTTTTCGATCCGATTCTGATATCCGACGCGAACCACATGGTGAACGGGGCGGATTATACGCGGAATCGGTAAGGGGGAGGGGGGTCGACCGCCCCTTGGTCGGGAGGGGCGGGCGCGGGTCCGCCGCCCCCGAAGGTGCTGGTGTCGCAGCCTGGGATGTTTGTCCGATTGTTCTAGGTTTGGGTCATCGGTACACATTTCGGCGTTCCGGGAGGGACACTCATGGCGATCGAGCTCGACAAGGTGCTGGACATGGCGTGGGCCGACAAGCCGCTCGCGGAGGTGCTCGCGGCCCCGGTCGCCGCGCTCAAGGGCGTCACCGACAGGGACGGCGAGCTGCTGCTGGAGGCCTTCGGCGTCAAGACCGTCGCCGACTTCGGCCAGCTGAAGTACGCGCGCTGGGCGCAGGCGCTCGTCGCGCTGAACCAGACCGTCAAGCAGTAGTCGGCGGCCGGCGCCTTCGGCTACCCGGCGGGCCTCAGCTCACCGCCGGGGTGGGCCGTGCGCCAGGCCTTGATGGAAAGGTCCCAGTCGTCGCCCGTCAGGGCGGTGAGGGAAGCGGGGAAGAGACCGTCCTCCTCCTTCGCGATGTGGTGGTGGAGCTCGTCGACCGCACGGCGCAGCTCCACCACGTACGCCGGGTCCGCCAGGTCCGCGCGGGAGAGGAACGCCGCCAGTTCCCGGTGCTCCCCGACCAGGGCCGCGATGTACGGCGCGTACTCCGGATCCTGCTCCATGACCGCGAACAGGCCGTCCTCCTCGCCCTTCCAGTGGGCGAGGAGGACGGCCGTCATGTCCGCGACGAGGGTGCTCGCCCCCGGCAGGTCCCCGGAGTCCAGGGCGCGCAGGGCGTCGCCCGCCGCATCCGTCACCGTCTCGTGCTCGGCGATGAACTCCTTGATCAGGGGGATCTCACGGCAGCCGCAGTAGTGGCACATGCGGCCCAGTGTGATCCAGCCGAGGGTCGGCTACTCGCTTTCCCCCTCGAGGTTGCCCTCCGTGTCGAGGTACACCTGGCGCAGCGCCTCCAGCACCTGCGGGTCCGGCTTCTCCCACATGCCGCGGGACTCCGCCTCCAGCAGCCGCTCCGCGATGCCGTGCAGGGCCCAGGGGTTGGCCTCCTCCAGGAAGGCGCGGTTCTCCGGGTCCAGGACGTACGTCTCGGTCAGCTTGTCGTACATCCAGTCGGCCACCACTCCGGTCGTGGCGTCGTAGCCGAAGAGGTAGTCGACGGTGGCGGCGAGCTCGAACGCCCCCTTGTACCCGTGGCGGCGCATCGCCTCGATCCACTTCGGGTTCACCACGCGGGCGCGGAAGACGCGGGAGGTCTCCTCGACCAGCGTGCGGGTCTTGACCGTCTCGGGACGGGTCGAGTCACCGATGTACGCCTCGGGGGCCGTGCCGCGCAGCGCGCGTACGGTGGCCACCATGCCGCCGTGGTACTGGAAGTAGTCGTCGGAGTCGGCGATGTCGTGTTCACGGGTGTCCGTGTTCTTGGCCGCGACCGTGATCCGCTTGTAGGCGGTCTCCATCTCCTCGCGTGCCGGACGCCCTTCGAGACCACGGCCGTACGCGTACCCGCCCCACACCGTGTAGACCTCCGCGAGGTCGGCGTCGGTGCGCCAGTCGCGGGAGTCGATCAGCTGCAGGATGCCCGCGCCGTACGTGCCCGGGCGCGATCCGAAGATGCGGGTCGTGGCCCGGCGCTCGTCACCGTGCACGGCCAGGTCCGCCTGCGCGTGGGCGCGTACGAAGTTGTCCTCCGCGGGCTCCTCCAGCGAGGCCGCCAGCCGCACCGCGTCGTCGAGCAGTCCGATGACGTGCGGGAACGCGTCACGGAAGAAGCCCGAGATGCGCAGGGTCACATCGATGCGCGGACGTCCGAGTTCGGCGAGCGGGATCGGCTCCAGGCCGGTGACGCGGCGCGAGGCCTCGTCCCAGACCGGGCGGACACCCAGCAGTGCCATGGCCTCGGCCACGTCGTCGCCCGAGGTGCGCATCGCGCTCGTGCCCCACAGGGACAGGCCCACGGACGCGGGCCATTCGCCGTTGTCCGTGCGGTAGCGGGTCAGCAGCGAGTCGGCCAGGGCCTGACCGGTCTCCCAGGCGAGGCGGGAGGGGACGGCCTTCGGGTCGACCGAGTAGAAGTTGCGGCCGGTCGGCAGGACGTTGACCAGGCCGCGCAGCGGGGAGCCGGAGGGGCCCGCCGGAACGAAGGCGCCGTCCAGGGCGCTGACGACGTGGGCGATCTCGTCGGTGGTGCCGGCCAGGCGGGGGACGACCTCGCGGGCCGCGAAGTCCAGTACGGCCGCCACGTCGGTGGAGTACCCGGCGGCGACCGAAGCCACCGCCTCCGGCGCCCAGTGCGCGTCCTCCATCGCCTGCACCAGAGCGCGCGCCGTCTCCTCCGCCTCGTCGGCGGTGGTGCGGGTGGCCGCGGACTCATCCAGGCCGAGCGCCTCGCGCAGGCCCGGGAGCGCGGTCGTGCCGCCCCAGATCTGGCGGGCGCGCAGGATCGCCAGGACCAGGTTGACGCGGGCGTCCCCGGTCGGGGCGCCGCCCAGCACGTGCAGACCGTCGCGGATCTGGGCGTCCTTGATCTCGCACAGCCAGCCGTCGACGTGCAGCAGGAAGTCGTCGAAGCCCTCGTCGTCGGGGCGCTGCTCCAGACCCAGGTCGTGGTCCAGCTTCGCGGCCTGGATCAGCGTCCAGATCTGCGCGCGGATCGCCGGCAGCTTCGCCGGGTCCATCGCCGAGATCTGGGCGTACTCGTCCAGGTGCTGCTCCAGGCGGGCGATGTCGCCGTACGACTCCGCGCGCGCCATCGGCGGCACCAGGTGGTCGACCAGGGTGGCGTGCACACGGCGCTTGGCCTGGGTGCCCTCACCCGGGTCGTTGACCAGGAACGGGTAGATCAGCGGCAGGTCGCCGAGCGCGGCGTCGGGGGCGCAGGCCGCCGACAGACCCGCGTTCTTGCCGGGCAGCCACTCCAGATTGCCGTGCTTGCCCAGGTGGATCATCGCGTCGGCGCCGAAACCGCCGTCCTCGGCACGGGCCTGGATCCAGCGGTACGCGGCCAGGTAGTGGTGCGAGGGCGGCAGGTCCGGGTCGTGGTAGATCGCGATCGGGTTCTCGCCGAAACCGCGCGGCGGCTGGATCAGGATGAGGAGGTTGCCGCGGCGCAGGGCCGCCAGCACGATGTCGCCCTCGGGGTTGGCCGAGCGGTCCACGAACATGTTGCCCGGGGCCTCGCCCCAGTGCCGTTCGACGCTGTCCCGCAGCTCGGCGGGGAGCTCGGCGAACCAGCGCTTGTAGTCGGCGGCCGGGATCCGGACCGGGTTGCGGGCCAACTGCTCCTCGGTGAGCCAGTCCTGGTCGTGGCCGCCGGCCTCGATCAGGGCGCGGATCAGCTCGTCGCCGTCACCGGAGACCAGACCCGGGACGTCCTCGACGGGGCCGAAGTCGTAGCCGCCCGCGATGAGCGTGCGCAGCAGTTCCACGGCGCTCGCCGGGGTGTCCAGGCCGACCGCGTTGCCGATGCGCGAGTGCTTGGTGGGGTACGCCGACAGGACGAGCGCGATCCGCTTGTCGCGGCGCTCGATGTGCCGCAGCCGGGCGTGACGCACGGCGATGCCGGCCACGCGGGCGGCCCGCTCGGGGTCCGCGACGTAGGCGGGCAGCCCGTCCTCGTCCAGCTCCTTGAAGGAGAACGGGACGGTGATCAGACGGCCGTCGAACTCCGGCACGGCGACCTGGGTGGCGGCGTCGAGCGGGGACAGGCCCTCGTCGTTCTCCTCCCAGGCGCTGCGCGAGCCGGTCAGGCACAGGGCCTGGAGGATCGGTACGCCGAGGCCGGCGAGCGCGCCCGCGTCCCAGGACTCGTCGTCACCGCCCGCCGAGGCGGTGGCGGGCTTGGTGCCGCCGGCGGCGAGGACGGTGGTGACCACCGCGTCGGCCGACTCCAGCTCCACGATCAGCTCCGGCTCCGGGGTGCGCAGCGAGGAGACGAAGAGGGGGAGCGGCTGGGCGCCGTGGGCCTCGATCGCCTCGCAGAGCGAGTGCACGAAGGCGGTGTTGCCGCTCATCTGGTGCGCGCGGTAGTACAGCACGGCGATCTTGGGGCCGGTGGTCCGCCCGGCCGTCCGCTCCAGCGGGCCCCAGGTGGGGGACGCCGCCGGGGGCTCGAAACCGTGACCGGTCAGCAGCACGGTGTCGGAGAGGAAGCGCGCCAGCTGGTCCAGGTTGGCCGGGCCGCCGTGGGCGAGGTAGCCGTGGGCCTCGGCGGCGATGCCGATCGGGACCGTCGAGGCTTCCATCAGCTGTGCGTCGGGAGCCTGTTCGCCGGTCAGGACGACCACCGGGCGGGTCTGGTCCGGGGCGAGGAGCAGGTCCAGGCCGTCCTGCCAGGCGCGCAAGCCCCCGAGGAGGCGTACGACGACCAGGTCGACGCCGTCGAGGAGACCGGGGAGGTCGTCGAGGGGAAGGCGTGAGGGGTTCGCGAACCGGTACGGGACGGGGCCGTCGGCGGCGGCGCGAGCGCTGAGCAGATCGGTGTCGGACGTCGACAGCAGCAGGATCATGCGGCGGCAGGCCTTCCTCGGGGTTTCCGCGCCCCGGGCAGTGAGGACGGCGGGAGTTCCTGGCTCGTCCGGCGGGCGGGGCCGCGCGGATTCACAGTGGCGGGACCGCGCCGGAATCACACCGGGCTTCCTCCCATGTCGCCGTCCTCGGCGATGGCGTCCTGTTGGCCGCCGAGGCCATCCTAGGGGGCCCGGGTGCGCGGGTGCGTGGCCGGGTACGGGGCCCTGGGCGGGGGCCCGGCGGGGCTGTGGGACGGGTTCGGCGGGTGGGGCCGGTGAGTGGGGCCGGTGCAGGTGGTGGGGCCGGTCCCGGGGGGTTCGGGGTGGCGATGGACACAGGGGGCGGGCGCACAATCGTGGGTATGCTCGCCGCCATGCCCACGCCCCCATCCGCCGCCCCGGCGCGCGACGAACCCGTCATACGGGACCGTGGTGACGCATGCCCCGGCGCGCTGCGGCTGCACGCGGCGGACGACGGCCACCTGGCCCGGATCCGGATCCCGGGCGGACTGCTCGACGCCGCGCAGGCAGCCGCGCTGGCGAGCGCCGCCGACCGGTTCGGCGACGGGCACCTGGAACTCACCTCGCGGGGCAACGTCCAGCTGCGGGGCCTCGCCGACGGGTGCGGCGCCGGGCTCGCGGAGCTGCTGGTCGCGGCCGGGCTGCTGCCCGCGCCCTCGCACGAGCGGATCCGGAACATCGTCGCCAGCCCACTGGCGGACCCCGCCCCGGTGCGCGCCCTGGACCGGACGCTCTGCGCGGACCCGAAGGCCGCGGCCCTGTCCGGCCGGTTCCTGTTCGCCGTCGACGACGGGCGCGGGGACGTCGCCGCCCTCGACCCCGACGTGACCCTGCTCGCGCAGCCCGATGACCGGGTGCTCGTCCGGCTCGGCGCCGCCCCTGACGCGGTCGAGGTGGCCTCGGTGGACGCGCCCGCGGCCGCGCTGGCCGCCGCCCACTGCTTCCTCGACGCCGCCTCGGACGCCGGCACCCGCGCCTGGCGCGTCGCCGAACTGCCCGCCGGATCCGCCCTGGGAGCGCAGGAGCTGACGGTTCGGCTGCTCGCGTCCGGCATCCCCGCGCGGTACCTGCCCCAGGCGCCGCGCCCCTTCTGCCCGCCGCCCGCACCCGGCCCGCACGGCGCCGCGCTCTGCGTACTGGTGCCGCTCGGCCGGCTCACCACCGCGCAGTGGCGGGAGCTGCCCGGCGAGCTGCGGATCACCCCCTGGCGCAGCATCGTCGTCACGGCCGGCGTTGCCGCTGCCGCCGTCAGCGCGGTCGCCGCCCGCGGGCTCGTCACCGCGCCCGGCGGGCCGTGGGAGTCCGTCACAGCCTGCACCGGCCGGCCCGGCTGCGCCAAGTCCCTCGCCGACGTACGCGCCGACGCGCGAGCCGTCGTAGAGCTGGCGCGGGGCCCGCTGCCCGTGCACTGGTCCGGGTGCGAACGCCGCTGCGGCCACCCGCGCGGCACCGCCTGGGTGGACGTGGTGGCCACGCCCGGCGGGTACGTGATCGGCGCGGACCCGGTGGCACCCCGTGAACTTGCAGTGGCTGTGGCCGACGCGCGCAGCCGACTCCCCATGTCCGTGGACGCAGTGAAGAAATGAGCGAGTACACCGTGTTTGAGTACGAGAAGGACGGCGCAGAGATCTACCGCCAGTCCTTTGCCACGATCCGCGCCGAGGCGGACCTCTCCGGGCTGCCCGCCTCGGTCGCACAGGTCGCGGTGCGCATGATTCACGCCTGCGGAATGACCGACCTGACACGGGACCTGGGCTACACCCCCGACGTCGTGCTGCGGGCACGCGCCGCCCTGGAGGGCGGCGCGCCGATCCTGTGCGACGTGCAGATGGTCGCCAGCGGGGTCACCCGCAAGCGGCTGCCCGCCGGCAACGAGGTGATCTGCACCCTCTCCGACCCGGCCGTGCCGGAGCTCGCCGCGAAGATGGGGACGACGCGCAGCGCCGCCGCCCTCGAAGTCTGGCGGGACCGCGGGCTGTTGGAGGGCTCGGTGATCGCCGTCGGGAACGCGCCGACCGCGCTCTTCCGGCTGCTGGAGATGATCGAGGAGGGCGCGCCGCGGCCCGCCGCCGTCATCGGCGTCCCCGTCGGCTTCATCGGCGCCGCCGAGTCCAAGGACGCCCTCGCCGAACACGCCTCCGGGCTCGACCACTTGATCGTGCGGGGCCGGCGCGGCGGCAGCGCCATGGCCGCGGCCGCCGTCAACGCCATCGCGAGCGTGGCCGAATGAGCGCCGGGAGCAGTGCAACGGCCGGAGCCGGGGGAACGGCCGGAGCCGAGGGAAGCGCCGCGGGCGCCGCAACCGCCGGCAAGCTGTACGGAGTCGGGCTCGGTCCCGGTGACCCGTCGCTGATGACGCTGCGCGCCGTCGAGGTGATCGCGGAGGCCGACGTCGTCGCGTACCACTCCGCCCGGCACGGCCGCTCGATCGCCCGCTCGATCGCCGCGAAGCACCTGCGCGCGGACCACGTCGAGGAGCCGCTGGTCTACCCGGTCACCACCGAGACCACCGATCACCCCGGCGGCTACCAGGGTGCGATGGAGGAGTTCTACGAGGCCTCCGCCGCCCGGCTCGCCGTCCACCTGGACGCCGGCCGCACCGTCGCCGTGCTCGCTGAGGGCGACCCGCTCTTCTACAGCTCGTACATGCACATGCACAAGCGGCTCGCCGACCGCTACGAGGCCGAGGTGATCCCCGGGGTGACCTCGGTGAGCGCCGCCGCCGCGCGGCTCGGCACCCCCCTCGTGGAGGGCGAGGAGGTGCTGACGATCCTGCCCGGCACCCTCTCCGAGGAGGAGCTCACGGCGCGCCTCGCCGCCACCGACTCGGCGGTCGTGATGAAGCTCGGCCGCACCTTCCCCGCCGTGCGGCGGGCCATGGAGAACAGCGGGCGGCTCGCCGAGGCGCGCTACGTGGAGCGCGCGACGATGCCGGGGGAGCGGACCGGCCGGCTGGCCGACACCGACCCCGGCAGCGTGCCGTACTTCGCCGTCGCGGTGGTGCCCAGCCGGATCGGCAAC carries:
- a CDS encoding precorrin-2 C(20)-methyltransferase gives rise to the protein MSAGSSATAGAGGTAGAEGSAAGAATAGKLYGVGLGPGDPSLMTLRAVEVIAEADVVAYHSARHGRSIARSIAAKHLRADHVEEPLVYPVTTETTDHPGGYQGAMEEFYEASAARLAVHLDAGRTVAVLAEGDPLFYSSYMHMHKRLADRYEAEVIPGVTSVSAAAARLGTPLVEGEEVLTILPGTLSEEELTARLAATDSAVVMKLGRTFPAVRRAMENSGRLAEARYVERATMPGERTGRLADTDPGSVPYFAVAVVPSRIGNPGSMPSGPGEVAVVGTGPAGPLWLTAETRRVLADAEVLVGYTTYLDRVPARPGQIRHGSDNKVESERAEFALDLARRGHRVAVVSGGDPGVFAMATAVLEVAAQDPYREVPVRVLPGVTAANAAAAAAGAPLGHDYATISLSDRLKPWEVIAERLAAAARADLVLALYNPGSRSRTWQVEKARDLLLELRPPQTPVVVARDVGGPEQSVRVVTLATLEPGEVDMRTLLLIGSSQTRVTERGDGTRVTWTPRRYPEVPEA